Proteins encoded together in one Camelina sativa cultivar DH55 chromosome 9, Cs, whole genome shotgun sequence window:
- the LOC104711196 gene encoding 21 kDa protein-like, with amino-acid sequence MAKQIFYALFLTLLSTTMLTASSAPVAAGASKRAINFVQSSCKATTYPTVCVNSLSSYANSIQTSPRRLAETALTVTVSQAQSTKLFVSRLARFKGLKKREVQAIRDCLEEINDTVDRLTKSIQEMKMCGSAKGRDQFWFHMSNAQTWTSAALTNANTCSDGFAGRIMDGRIKNSVRSRIVNLGRGTSNALALINAFAKKY; translated from the coding sequence ATGGCAAAACAAATATTCTACGCTCTCTTTCTAACCCTCTTATCCACGACAATGCTCACCGCGTCCTCAGCCCCCGTAGCCGCAGGAGCTTCGAAACGCGCAATAAACTTCGTACAATCCTCTTGCAAAGCCACCACATACCCAACCGTATGCGTCAACTCTCTCTCCAGTTACGCCAACTCCATCCAAACAAGCCCTCGACGTCTAGCTGAGACCGCACTCACCGTGACCGTGAGCCAGGCCCAATCCACAAAGCTCTTCGTCTCGCGCTTGGCCCGTTTCAAGGGTCTCAAGAAACGAGAGGTTCAAGCCATTAGGGACTGCCTCGAGGAGATCAATGACACCGTTGACCGTTTGACCAAGTCGATCCAAGAAATGAAGATGTGTGGTAGTGCTAAAGGTCGTGACCAGTTCTGGTTCCACATGAGCAATGCTCAGACTTGGACCAGCGCTGCTTTGACTAATGCCAACACTTGCTCCGATGGGTTCGCGGGTCGAATCATGGATGGCCGGATCAAGAACTCGGTCCGGTCCAGGATCGTGAATTTGGGTAGAGGAACTAGCAACGCCTTAGCCTTGATCAATGCCTTTgctaaaaaatactaa